TCGTCGCGCATCACAGCGTGTCGCGGGAGCCGGCGGAACGCGCGTTCTGGCTGGCGCAGTACGCCGGGTTCGCGGCCGAGAAAGGCGTCGACCCGGAGCGCGCCGCCAAGGCCGGCGCGTCGATCGCGCAGCATCTGCCGCTGCTGGCGCCGGAGGAGGACGAGGCGATCCTGGCCGCCGCCGGCTTCACGGACATACGCCTCTTCTATGCCGCCTTCAGCTTCCGCGGTTGGGTCGCCGTCGCGTGACGCGGGCGCCGTGTGAGGCGCGTGGCAGCCGTATTGCATTCCATCGGCGACGGCAGACGCCGACCACCCTTGATGGAGCCACCCACATGTTCAGGACGATGACCCGCGCCGCGGCGCTGGCGACCGCGCTCGCCCTCCCCCTCGCTGCCGCCGCCCAGGAGGGCGACACGGCCCCCAACGGCGTCGTGACGCTCTACCCGGACGGGATGTTCCCGCCGACCGGCACCTGGAACCTCGCCACCCGCGCGGGCGACTTCGTCTACGTGGCGGGGATGCGCGGCATCGTGCCGGAGACGAACACGCTGGCGGAGGGCAACGAGGCGCGCGTCCGGCAGGCGTTCGTGAACATGCAGACCATCGCCGCCTCGCAAGGAGCGACGTTGCAGGACGCGGTGCGCATCGTCGTCTACGTGACGGACATGTACCGCTACCGCCCGATCGTGAACCAGATTCAAGAGGAACTCTGGGCCGGCCGCCCCTACCCGCCGCGCACGATCATCGAGGTCGACCGGCTGAACCAGGACGACATCGTCGAGGTCGAGGGAACGTTCTACGCGCCGCGGAGCTAGGGCGGATCGGCGGGCGGGGGCGGGGTCCATCGTCAGCGGAAGCGGCATCTGCTAAGCGCCTGCCGTCATCGTGAAGGATACCCGCCTTTGTCCGCCATACCCGTCCCGGTCGCGACGATCGGCCTGCTCATCGCTTCCAACGTCTTCATGACGTTCGCCTGGTACGGGCACCTCAAGTTCAAGGCCGCGCCGCTGGTGGCGGTGATCCTGGTGAGCTGGGGTATCGCGCTGTTCGAGTACATCCTGCAGGTGCCGGCGAACCGGATCGGCTACGGCACCTTCAGCGGCGCGCAGCTGAAGACCATCCAGGAGGTCATCACCCTGTCGGTCTTCATGATCTTCTCGGCGACCTACCTGGGGGAGCCGATCCGCTGGAACCACGCCGTCGGCTTCGCGCTGATCGCCGGCGGCGCATGGTTCGTGTTCCACGAGTTCGGGCGCGGCTGACGGCTCACGCGGCCGCCTTCTCCTCCTGCTCGGCGAGCTTGGCCATCTTGGTCAACAGGACCGCGACGCCCTTGGTGCGCTTGTCGGGATCGGGCCAGTCGCGGATGAAGACCACCTTCTGGTCCGGGCGCATCTTGGCGAGCGAGCCCTCGCCGGCGATCATCTGGACGAGCCCCGAGGCGTTGTTGAACTCGTTGTTGCGGAACGAGACGACGCAGCCCTTCGGCCCGGCGTCGATCTTCTCGACGTTGGCGCGCCGGCACAGGCTCTTGATGTAGACGATCTTCATCAGCCACTCGACCTCCTCCGGCACCTTGCCGAAACGGTCGACCAGCTCGGCGCCGAACGCGTCGATAGATTGCGCGTCGTCGAGGTCGGCGAGGCGGCGGTAGAGGCTCATGCGCAGCTGCAGATCGGGAATGTAGTCCTCCGGGATCAGCACCGGGATGCCGACCGAGATGTGCGGCGACCACTGGTCCGGCGCCTCTTCGTCGGAGCCCGATTTCAAGGTCGCCACCGCCTCCTCCAGCATCGACTGGTAGAGCTCGAAGCCGACCTCCTTGATGTGCCCCGACTGCTCTTCTCCCAGGAGGTTGCCCGCGCCTCGAATGTCGAGATCGTGGGAGGCGAGCTGGAAGCCGGCGCCCAGCGTGTCGAGCGAGGAGAGCACCTTGAGACGCCGCTGCGCCGGGCCGGTCAGCGTCTTGTCCACCGGCGTCGTCATCAGCGCGTAGGCTCTGGTCTTGGACCGGCCGACGCGGCCGCGGATCTGGTAGAGCTGCGCCAGGCCGAACATGTCCGCCCGGTGGACGATCAGCGTGTTGGCGGTCGGGATATCGAGCCCCGATTCCACGATGGTCGTCGCCAGCAGCACGTCGTACTGCCCGTCGTAGAAGGCGTTCATCACATCGTCGAGCTCGGTCGGCGACATCTGCCCGTGCGCGACGGCGACCTTCACCTCCGGCACGTGCTGCTCCAGAAACTCCTTCTGACCCGCGAGGTCCGACACGCGCGGGCAGACGTAGAAGGACTGGCCGCCGCGGTAGCGCTCCCGCAGGAGCGCCTCGCGGATCGTCAGCGCGTCGAACGGGGTCACGAACGTGCGCACCGTCAGCCGGTCGACCGGCGGCGTCGCGATGAGCGACAGCTCGCGCACGCCGGTGAGGGCGAGCTGCATCGTGCGCGGGATCGGCGTCGCCGAGAGGGTGAGCACGTGGACGTCGGACTTGATCTCCTTCAGCCGCTCCTTGTGCTTGACGCCGAACTTCTGCTCCTCGTCGACGATCAGCAGGCCGAGGTCGCGGAACTCGATCCCCTTGGCGAGGAGCGCGTGAGTGCCGACGATGATGTCGACGTCGCCGTTCTTCAGCCCCGCCTTCACCTCGCGCATATGCTTGGGGCCAACGAGGCGCGAGGCCTGCTCGACACGCAAGGGCAGGCCGGCGAAGCGTTCGGCGAAGGTCTTGTAGTGCTGGCGCGCGAGGAGCGTCGTCGGCACGATCAGCGCCACCTGCTTGCCGTCCATCGCGGCGAGGAAGGCGGCACGAATCGCCACCTCCGTCTTGCCGAAGCCGACGTCGCCGCACACCAGGCGGTCCATCGGCGTGCCTTTGGCGAGGTCCTCGGCCACCGCCTCGATGGCGGAGAGCTGGTCGTCGGTCTCGTTGTAGGGAAACTTGGCGACGAACTCGTCGTAGACGCCGGTCGCCGGCTCGATCACCGGGGCCTTCTTCAGGAGGCGCTGCGCGGCGGTCTTGATGAGACCGTCGGCGATCTCGCGCACGCGCTCCTTCATCTTCGCCTTGCGCGCCTGCCAGCCTGCGCCGCCCAGCTTGTCGAGGACGACGCCCTCGGTGTCCGCCGCGCCGTAGCGGGACAGGAGGTCGATGTTCTCGACCGGCAGGTAGAGTTTGTCGTCCTTCTGATAGGCGATCTCGACGCAGTCGTGCGGCGCGCCGGCGGCCTCCAGCGTCTTGAGGCCGATGAACCGGCCGATGCCGTGGTCGACGTGGACGACGAGGTCGCCCTCCGCCAGCGAGGATGCCTCGGTAAGGAAGTTGGCGTCGCGCTTGCGCTTGCGGCTGGAGGAGACGAGACGGTCGCCCAGAACGTCCTGCTCGGCGACGATGACGTAGTTGGGCGTCTCGAACCCGGTCTCCAGCTCCATCACCGTGAGCGCGGCCTCGGCCTTGGGGAGCGCGCCGGCCTCCTCGATCGTGCCGACTTCGGTCATCGCACCGACGCCGTGGTCGCGCAGCACCTGCGCCATGCGCGAGCGCGAGCCCTCCGACCATGAGGCGATGATCGGCCGCCGCCCGTCCTTGCGGATCGCGTTCACATGGTCGACCAGGGAGACGAAGATGTTGACGTTGCCGGCCGAGCGCTCCGCCGCGAACGAGCGGCCGACCTTGCCGCCCGCCGGGATCGTCAACTGCTCGGGCCGCTCCGGCTCGTC
This portion of the Acuticoccus sp. I52.16.1 genome encodes:
- a CDS encoding RidA family protein; the encoded protein is MFRTMTRAAALATALALPLAAAAQEGDTAPNGVVTLYPDGMFPPTGTWNLATRAGDFVYVAGMRGIVPETNTLAEGNEARVRQAFVNMQTIAASQGATLQDAVRIVVYVTDMYRYRPIVNQIQEELWAGRPYPPRTIIEVDRLNQDDIVEVEGTFYAPRS
- a CDS encoding DMT family protein encodes the protein MSAIPVPVATIGLLIASNVFMTFAWYGHLKFKAAPLVAVILVSWGIALFEYILQVPANRIGYGTFSGAQLKTIQEVITLSVFMIFSATYLGEPIRWNHAVGFALIAGGAWFVFHEFGRG
- the mfd gene encoding transcription-repair coupling factor → MAKKAQALSIAEIKELAKPSLKRLAEPDLPRELTVTQVPDGMEGEVLATMAAATGDAVMFVARDGARLKAAENALAFFAPELAVVRLPAWDCMPYDRASPSALVQARRAAALATLAARKAGDGPMVVLTTANAILQRAPKPEVIRRATLRHAAGSDVVMKDVLAWLEDNAFLRTPTVREAGEYAVRGGIVDLYAPGTEQPVRLDFFGDTLETIRPFDPDTQRTTGQWPMIELIPMSEVILDEETISRFREGYLRRFGAATKDDILYHSVSEGVRAAGVEHWMPLFHEGLATVFDYVPGAPMVIDHLAEDAVAKRVAEIEDHYAARTTAIEQSLKGAPYNPLPTDELYLTGLSTEEMLEGHRVIRLSPFDEPERPEQLTIPAGGKVGRSFAAERSAGNVNIFVSLVDHVNAIRKDGRRPIIASWSEGSRSRMAQVLRDHGVGAMTEVGTIEEAGALPKAEAALTVMELETGFETPNYVIVAEQDVLGDRLVSSSRKRKRDANFLTEASSLAEGDLVVHVDHGIGRFIGLKTLEAAGAPHDCVEIAYQKDDKLYLPVENIDLLSRYGAADTEGVVLDKLGGAGWQARKAKMKERVREIADGLIKTAAQRLLKKAPVIEPATGVYDEFVAKFPYNETDDQLSAIEAVAEDLAKGTPMDRLVCGDVGFGKTEVAIRAAFLAAMDGKQVALIVPTTLLARQHYKTFAERFAGLPLRVEQASRLVGPKHMREVKAGLKNGDVDIIVGTHALLAKGIEFRDLGLLIVDEEQKFGVKHKERLKEIKSDVHVLTLSATPIPRTMQLALTGVRELSLIATPPVDRLTVRTFVTPFDALTIREALLRERYRGGQSFYVCPRVSDLAGQKEFLEQHVPEVKVAVAHGQMSPTELDDVMNAFYDGQYDVLLATTIVESGLDIPTANTLIVHRADMFGLAQLYQIRGRVGRSKTRAYALMTTPVDKTLTGPAQRRLKVLSSLDTLGAGFQLASHDLDIRGAGNLLGEEQSGHIKEVGFELYQSMLEEAVATLKSGSDEEAPDQWSPHISVGIPVLIPEDYIPDLQLRMSLYRRLADLDDAQSIDAFGAELVDRFGKVPEEVEWLMKIVYIKSLCRRANVEKIDAGPKGCVVSFRNNEFNNASGLVQMIAGEGSLAKMRPDQKVVFIRDWPDPDKRTKGVAVLLTKMAKLAEQEEKAAA